Proteins found in one Legionella pneumophila subsp. pascullei genomic segment:
- the icmG gene encoding type IVB secretion system protein IcmG/DotF, producing MMAEHDQNNDEYKFAELDSYDMDQAGESDLDSQASFQSGKEGLTKKKDIKRNALIAIGVVIFIMVMYKIIGWMFFSDKSKQVTSQPAIPPVTQVATPQPVQTIPTTTPIQQVQPTTIVEDDSDLKKKVSAIEMTQQSLRSEVTALSEQINAVNNNIKNLNAQIVNLNQIIGNMSNQIARQSEVINVLMVRTTPKKVVKISRPTVAARVIYYIQAVIPGRAWLIGSNGSTLTVREGSKIPGYGIVKLIDSLQGRILTSSGQVIKFSQEDS from the coding sequence ATGATGGCAGAGCACGATCAAAATAATGATGAATATAAATTTGCAGAACTTGATTCATACGATATGGATCAGGCGGGTGAATCGGATCTCGACTCACAAGCTTCGTTTCAATCGGGAAAAGAAGGATTGACAAAGAAAAAGGATATTAAACGAAACGCTCTCATTGCTATTGGGGTGGTTATTTTTATAATGGTTATGTATAAAATTATTGGTTGGATGTTTTTCTCTGATAAATCCAAACAAGTAACCTCACAACCGGCTATTCCCCCAGTGACGCAGGTAGCAACGCCCCAGCCTGTACAAACAATACCAACAACAACTCCCATACAACAAGTTCAACCTACTACTATTGTTGAGGATGACTCGGATCTAAAGAAAAAAGTTTCAGCAATAGAAATGACACAACAGAGTCTTCGTTCTGAGGTCACTGCACTTAGTGAACAAATCAATGCAGTCAACAATAACATTAAAAATTTAAACGCTCAAATTGTAAATCTGAATCAAATTATTGGTAATATGTCAAATCAAATAGCAAGACAATCAGAAGTTATTAATGTCTTAATGGTACGCACAACACCTAAGAAAGTTGTAAAAATATCTCGACCCACAGTTGCAGCAAGAGTTATTTATTATATACAAGCAGTAATTCCAGGTCGGGCTTGGCTAATTGGCTCAAATGGTTCTACACTTACTGTTAGAGAGGGATCAAAAATTCCCGGATATGGAATAGTTAAATTAATTGATTCTTTACAAGGTCGTATTTTAACAAGTTCTGGACAAGTGATTAAGTTTAGTCAAGAAGATAGTTGA